The proteins below come from a single Burkholderia humptydooensis genomic window:
- a CDS encoding aldo/keto reductase, with translation MTSRLETVALPGGERIPKLGQGTWEMGEWPAKRAAEIAALREGVDLGMTLIDTAEMYGDGATETLVGEALAGVRDRLFVVSKVLPQHASRAGVAAACEATLKRLRTDRVDLYLLHWRGPVPLAETVAGFEALRDAGKIRHWGVSNFDVDDMEELVAEAGGDACATNQILYNLVRRGPEFDLLPWLAQRAMPAMAYSPIDHMRLPKRTALDEIARQRGVSPPRVALAWVLGQPNVLAIPKAGSVEHVRDNRAALDLVLDEGELARLDAQFKPPRGKRPLDML, from the coding sequence ATGACCAGCAGGCTCGAAACCGTCGCGCTGCCCGGCGGCGAACGCATACCGAAGCTCGGGCAGGGCACCTGGGAAATGGGCGAGTGGCCCGCGAAGCGCGCGGCCGAGATCGCCGCGCTGCGCGAGGGCGTCGATCTCGGCATGACGCTCATCGATACCGCGGAGATGTACGGCGACGGCGCGACCGAGACGCTCGTCGGCGAAGCGCTCGCCGGCGTGCGCGACCGGCTGTTCGTCGTGAGCAAGGTGCTGCCGCAGCATGCGAGCCGCGCTGGCGTCGCCGCCGCGTGCGAGGCGACGCTGAAGCGCTTGCGCACCGATCGCGTCGATCTGTATCTGCTGCACTGGCGCGGCCCGGTTCCGCTCGCGGAGACGGTCGCGGGCTTCGAGGCGCTGCGCGACGCGGGCAAGATTCGCCACTGGGGCGTCAGCAATTTCGACGTCGACGACATGGAGGAACTCGTCGCCGAAGCGGGCGGCGACGCCTGCGCGACGAACCAGATTCTCTACAATCTCGTGCGTCGCGGCCCGGAGTTCGATTTGCTGCCGTGGCTCGCGCAACGCGCGATGCCGGCGATGGCGTACAGCCCGATCGATCACATGCGGTTGCCGAAGCGCACGGCGCTCGATGAGATCGCACGCCAGCGCGGCGTGTCGCCGCCGCGCGTCGCGCTCGCATGGGTGCTCGGGCAGCCGAACGTGCTGGCTATTCCGAAGGCGGGCAGCGTCGAGCACGTGCGCGACAATCGCGCGGCGCTCGATCTCGTGCTCGACGAAGGCGAGCTCGCGCGGCTCGACGCGCAGTTCAAGCCGCCGCGCGGCAAGCGGCCGCTCGACATGCTGTAG